A window of Adhaeribacter arboris genomic DNA:
AGGAAAATAAAAGTGCGGCTGGTTTTATATTCGATGGGTTTCCGCGCACCGTACCCCAAGCCAAAAGCCTAGATACTTTACTGGAACAAAACAATACAGCCATTAGTGGTATGATTGCCTTAGAAGTAAACGAAGAAGAACTAACCAAGCGCCTTTTACTTCGGGGACAAACCTCTGGCCGTCCCGACGATCAAAACGAAGAATTAGTTCGGAAACGCGTTCAGGAATATAACACTAAAACAGCTCCGGTTGCGGGCTATTATGCCAACCAAGGTAAGTACAACGCCATTAATGGCATAGGGGAAATTGAAGAGATCTTCACTGAAATTTGCGAGATTATAAATTCATACGCGGTCCAGCCGAAAGCGTAAACAGTGGATAGTTCATGGTCGATAATCCACAGACCACGGCGAAAAATTTTAGCTACGTAGCTGATTAGTTGTCCTTCCGCGAGTCTTAAAGATTCTTGGAAGGACAACTAATTTAACTGCTTTTTATCGCCAAATATCAATCTAAACTCTTAACTAAAGTAGTTGGAGCGCTCAGCAGTCATTCGTATCC
This region includes:
- a CDS encoding adenylate kinase — translated: MLNIVLFGPPGAGKGTQSQKLIDTYRLIHLSTGDLLRSEIAAGTELGLRAKELMDKGLLVPDEVVIGMIDSKLKENKSAAGFIFDGFPRTVPQAKSLDTLLEQNNTAISGMIALEVNEEELTKRLLLRGQTSGRPDDQNEELVRKRVQEYNTKTAPVAGYYANQGKYNAINGIGEIEEIFTEICEIINSYAVQPKA